A genomic region of Nitrospira lenta contains the following coding sequences:
- a CDS encoding methyl-accepting chemotaxis protein: protein MLSSTEARLNTIVTALSEARQDKEHLLNETRKMVEVIRELRQMAAEVEGIADQTNLLALNAAIESARAGEAGRSFAVVADEVRKLSTRAGENGKRINSKVEMINRAILSSTAMVESSAERDTRALEFSMAKIREVLDEFGSAVKGLEQSTGLLQQETERISLEVSEALVQLQSQDRVNQVLMHVQTNIDQLCSKLVPPHGLLQSEDVVEVAGALRSSYTMEEEMTAHGGGAPAQAKAAEITFF, encoded by the coding sequence ATGCTGTCGTCTACGGAAGCGCGCCTCAATACCATTGTCACGGCACTCAGTGAAGCGCGTCAGGATAAAGAACACCTGCTGAATGAAACACGGAAGATGGTGGAGGTGATTCGTGAGCTGAGGCAGATGGCGGCAGAGGTCGAAGGGATCGCGGACCAAACGAATTTATTGGCGCTGAATGCCGCCATCGAGTCCGCCCGCGCCGGGGAAGCCGGACGCAGTTTCGCTGTGGTGGCGGACGAAGTGCGCAAATTGTCCACGAGGGCGGGCGAAAACGGCAAGCGGATCAACAGCAAGGTTGAAATGATCAACCGGGCCATTCTGAGTTCAACGGCCATGGTGGAATCGTCCGCAGAGCGGGATACGCGGGCGCTCGAATTTTCCATGGCGAAGATTCGAGAAGTCCTCGATGAGTTCGGCTCGGCGGTCAAAGGCTTGGAGCAGTCGACGGGGCTGCTGCAGCAGGAGACAGAGCGCATCTCGCTCGAGGTGTCCGAAGCGCTCGTCCAGCTGCAGTCCCAGGACCGAGTCAATCAAGTGTTGATGCATGTGCAGACGAACATCGATCAGCTCTGCAGCAAGTTGGTTCCGCCACATGGACTGCTCCAATCGGAAGACGTCGTGGAGGTGGCAGGGGCACTCCGGAGTTCCTACACCATGGAAGAGGAAATGACGGCTCATGGTGGTGGGGCACCGGCTCAGGCGAAAGCCGCAGAGATCACTTTCTTCTAG
- a CDS encoding response regulator — translation MAKTVLVVDDSASLRQVVSIALKGAGYEVLEGCDGKDALSKLTGQKVHLIISDVNMPNMDGITFVKEVKKLANYKFTPIIMLTTESQESKKSEGQQAGAKAWVVKPFKPEAMLQAVSKLILP, via the coding sequence ATGGCAAAGACAGTGTTGGTCGTCGATGATTCGGCTTCGTTGCGACAGGTGGTGAGCATTGCGCTGAAGGGCGCCGGCTACGAGGTTCTTGAGGGCTGTGACGGCAAGGATGCCCTGTCCAAGCTGACGGGCCAGAAGGTCCACCTCATTATCAGCGATGTGAACATGCCGAACATGGACGGGATCACGTTCGTCAAAGAAGTGAAGAAACTGGCGAACTACAAGTTCACGCCGATCATCATGCTGACCACGGAGTCGCAAGAGTCCAAAAAGAGTGAAGGCCAGCAAGCCGGCGCCAAGGCCTGGGTGGTGAAGCCCTTCAAGCCGGAAGCGATGTTGCAGGCGGTGTCCAAATTGATTCTTCCATAA